In Haematobia irritans isolate KBUSLIRL chromosome 1, ASM5000362v1, whole genome shotgun sequence, a genomic segment contains:
- the LOC142229357 gene encoding uncharacterized protein LOC142229357, with product MAFGQHMVTNGSTYRLLRNLGMLGDRAVSFGRSDSFDIVPAKASEFMRKQNERNERAYNLRSRQVSYEVGQEGFSAKLAPTFIKARVRERLGNSYYELEDLQGRSLGKYHAKDIRQ from the exons ATGGCCTTTGGTCAACATATGGTAACTAATGGATCAACATATAGGTTATTGCGTAATTTAGGGATGTTGGGTGATAGGGCTGTTAGTTTTGGTCGCTCTGATTCATTCGATATTGTTCCGGCTAAGGCTTCTGAGTTTATGAGGAAACAGAACGAGCGTAATGAAAGGGCATATAACCTTCGCTCACGACAAGTTTCCTACGAAGTTGGCCAGGAA ggTTTTAGTGCCAAGCTGGCACCTACTTTCATCAAGGCTCGTGTGCGTGAGAGGCTGGGTAATTCCTATTACGAGCTGGAGGACTTACAAGGGCGATCTCTAGGAAAATATCACGCAAAGGATATACGACAATGA